The Struthio camelus isolate bStrCam1 chromosome 15, bStrCam1.hap1, whole genome shotgun sequence nucleotide sequence TTGGTAACGGCAGACTTGGAGAAAATGCAAAatgtctctccttttttttttttttttttaataaaagccaaCTGTAATTTAAAGGCAAAATATACAACATCTCAGGTTCCTCCCCCACATATTCTCACCTAAGCCTTGACAGAAGGAGCTTTGCTCTTAATAAAGCTAACACCCAGCGAAGATTGTTTAATATTAGATACCACAGTCACTTCCACATCAGCACAGCGGCAAACCCGGGGAGCACAACCTGCCACCGGTCGGCAGCTTTCCCCCGGCCGCACCACACAGGAATAAACTTCAGAAGAAATTCAAAAGCCCTCCGCAGCAAGAAGCTGCGCTACCGCACCAGGAGGCATTTCAAAGAGGCTCCCAGAGCGTCCTCCACAGCGCCAGCCTCCGCAGTCCcccggcagcagcgggggggAAACCAATGAAGCCACCGGAAAgctttcttcttgctgttttcaaGTCCTCGCTCCTAGGAATCTTCCCCCCGCTTGTGAAATTACGCACGGAGGCGGCGCGCGTCCCGAGCCACGCTCGGCCGTCTGGACTGAACGGGCGCGCACCCTCCCTCAGCCCCGCAACGAAAAGGCTGCGCTCGTACAGCGCAGCGGCACGAGGGCATCCTCACCCGCCCGCAGCGCTTGCGAGGTCCGTCACGGCGAAGCCGCGCACGGCAGAGGCCTCACAATCAGAGAGGCTAAAATCCGGGTTTTGAAAGCGTAACAAAACCAGCCTCCACGCTCTCGGGAGCGCCACCACCgtcctgctgcccaaggcctgaACCATTCCCGGGGGACAGGGCTAAGAACGGGCCCCAGATGGGACCGGCAGTCCAGGCTGAGCCAGTCATCAGGGAACAAGGAGAAGCTCAGAGGAAAGCAGGGCGTTACGACAGGCCAGAGGATAAGAAAACAAACCAGCACAACACTCCCCTTGTTCCCATCAGTGAGGAACCACTGTCCCAAGCACGGCCCGCGCGCAAAGCGAGCGGCGGGCAAGGGCTGAGCCACGGCCGTTTGAGAAACGGAAGAGGAAACATGGACAGCAGCTCTCCCGGCTCTCAGAGATGCTGCCAAGTCAACCCAGAACGTATCAACCCCTCTCTGTTTTCAAAAGCCCTGCAAACGCATGGCCCTGCCATAAAAAGCAAGGTGCGCGAGGTGAAGCCGGCCTCGGGCGGGTTTCCCTGCGGCACAGCTCAGCGCTCCGCACGGCCGAACGGGAGCCGACGAGCCAGCTCTTCCCGGCGCTGCCCCTCTAGTTGCGCTCGAGTCTTCCAACACGACGGCCTTTGCTCGGCGACCTAAACAAACCCAGTTTTTACAATAATTCTCCGCAGGAGAATCGTGCATTCACCCAGAAGCTAAAAGAGTTTACCTGCTCCGGCAGCGGTGGGGCTTCGGAAGGGGGCTCGAGGGATTTCTGAGCAACGACGGCTGACTTTAATCCCGTTACTCGGCTGCTCCTCACAACTTACGGAGGGGGCTGCATTTTTTCAAGCAAATAATTGTGCTTCAGAACAtgcttgtaaaaacaaaaaaacagaaaaacccctcCAGCTCGCTCTCTCGGGATCCCAGTAGGGATATACACCTTGCAGGATCCCAGACCGCCGCgatttttcctttttacctcTGCAAAGCCCGTGCGCTTCCAGAACAGATTATTTCGTTTGGTgaggcaaaaagagaaaacaattaaGCGCGTTAACTCGAAGCGAGACTACTCCTTACGAAAGCACTCCTTCCAAAAAACGCTAACAGGTGGCTAGCCTGTTAGGGCGAGGTAGGgaagattttctttctgaattaagACACTAGATATCACAGAAGGTTTGGGGACACGCACAGGTGGGAACGTCTCCGCGAACACCGGCTCAGGGCTGTAAAATCGCCACCTAAGCGCAGGCCCCTTCTTTCATAATCTGCAATTGTCTCAATCGCGCTACTATTCCCTTTTCTTATACGTAAAGGGCAAGGAAAACATTACCGCTAATACAGGGTCACCTTACTAACAGCGACATATACGGGGAAAACGCTCACAGCGCTCTCATGGCTGCGGCACCCGTCCGCGCCCGCAGCAACGCCTGGCCCTGCTACAGGCCCTACAAAACCACCTCTTACGCAGGGATTTAAAAACTGGCCTCTGTACAAGCCAAGATATCCTCTCCTGATTACAGCCGTTATAAGGGAGGAAATGCAGGGCGCTATAACCGTTTCCAGTCCAGCCGGTTGTGGAACACCTAATTTcatccttctgtttctctctaaGCAACAAAGTTATCCCGCATCAGAGCGGCTATTAGAGGGCTACGAATCTCCTCCCCAGACCACTCGTCCTCCTGCCGGGAGATCGCTGCATCAACCACCTCCCTTAAATACAAGCGTTTCTCTGCCAAATtctattttaaaggagaaaagaagatgaaCTTTTACATAACAGAGCTGCTTACGGCCCTTTTCGGGCTCCGCCTGTTAGCGAGGAACGCGGGGCGGTGGGAACAGGCCGGCGGATCAAAACAACTTCGGGCCGAGAACTCAGCGACCCCCGAAACACGAAGGGGTTCGGGCCAGCTCtagcccggccgccggcccgagGAGGGACGTGGCAAAGCTCAGCGCTGCCCTCGCCCTCTTGGGAAGGGCCGCCGTCCACAACCAGGGGCTCCCTCTGCGCCGACCGCCCCAGGCGCGCGGGGAGCGAGATCTCCCGGTGCCCGGCGGGCGCGttggcccccggcccggcgccgagcTCCTCCGCCGCCTGCTCCTTCGGACGCAGCCGGGAGCGAGCGCGATGGCCCGCGCCAGGCTGCCGAGGCCCCGCTGCTGCCCGGTGGCCACCTCAAGCCCGGCGCCCTCAACGACGGCTGCGCTACCGACACCCACCGACACCCAACGttgttcttcctccctcccccccccgccccgctttcTTCATGTTTCCTCCCTTTTTTGCTTTTCACCACTCGGCCCCCCAACCTCCCGCTGCTCCCCAaccgccgccgcgcagggcccggagccgcccccgccgcagGCTCCTACCGgctgccggctccccgcggcggcggcggcggctccggcacctgccgggcggcggagcggggcggagcggagcggggcgggcggcgccgaggcggagcggggcggagcgggccgggccgggcctgctcGCACCGCccgcgctgcggccgccgccAGGCCGCGGGGGCCCCCGGGCAGCGCCGAGGCCTCGGGCCCGGCTCCCTCGGCATGAAACTAAGCGTCTGTAAAGCGCCGCCGAGGCCGCCCGGGGTCGGGGGCAGCGTccggccccagcaccccgctgacccccccccgctccccgcggaGGCCAAGCGCTCcgagcccgcggcgccccggagGGGAAGACGCCAGGCAAAACCCGGCTTCGGGGCTTAGCCCTGGCGGCTGCCCGGCCGGAGGGGCGAGCCGGGCAGGGCTGCCGCCCGCCAGCAGCTCACCGGCGCCGGGAAGGGTCGAAAGCCGCAGAGCGGCAAGTTTTGGGGTGCTCTGCgaggccgccggcccggcggccgctggACGGGAGAGGCGAAGGTGCCCCGGGCGCCCAGCCAGCGCTCTGCCGGGGCCGcctgggcccggccggggccagAACGCCGGGGCCCTCTCCCGGTAACGGCCGCTGTGACCTCGGCTGGCGGCGAGGCGGGCcgtgccccgcgccccgcgcccggctctCCTGGCAACGAGCGGCGACGCGAGCCGCGGCCCAGGCCGCGTTGTGGCCCATCCCCGCGACAACGGGGCGCCGGCGCGCGCCCGGCAGCCGGCCCCCTCAGAGAGACCCAAGGCAAAATGAGCTGCTCCGTGACGCTGGCGGAGCtggcggaggcggccggcggcggcgtcaACGCCGGCGCCCTCCGCGTCCTTCTGCGCCGCGTCCTGGAGCACCTCGGCCTGCGGGACGTCGCGGTGGAGATCTCCGAGGACGAGAGCGGGTGTCTCaagcccgccgccggggcggtggcggcggaggaggagggcggcagcGGCTCCCTCTTCCACGAGATGCAGCTGCGGCTGGGGAGGGTGGAGAGCCAGCTGAGCCACCTGAACGGGCCCCCGTCCACCGCGGAGCTGCTGGCCCACAGCCAGGCCCCCGGCAAGCCGGCCGCCGCCATGTGGCAGATGATGCAGCTGAAGAAGAAGGTGGAAATGAATGAAGAGGGAGTGACGAAGGTGAGAAACGTTTCTGCAGGCACCGTCTGGCTCACGTGGGCCTAGCTCCTTCCCTAGGACTCGTTTAAGAGCAGTGTTTTAACTCAGCTGCTCACCAAAGGTGGTTTTGGTCACTTCTCACCTGCCACAGCGGCTCTGGCGATATTTGCTCTTGACATTTAGGTCCCTTGGGTCCCATCCCACCCGCAGCAAGGGTCACCCTCGTGCTCTAGCGAGACCAGGCTCTGAGCGGGGCGCTTTGCTGTACTCCGTCGCTAGGGCCAGCGCCTGTCCCTCCTGTCCCCGTCCTGTgcctccgcagcccccgggcTGGATACCCTGGCACTGGGCCTGGGACCTGCGGGCTGGGCTGGAGCGCTCAGCCCTCCGCTCACCAGGCAGGGCCCTGGCGCCCAAAACATGGTCCTTTTCTCATCCCTCGCCTGCGTTACCGTGAGTGGCTGAGCCGCAGGCGGCAGTGGCGGTGTCACGCAGGCAGCTGTCCCCACGCCGAGTCAGGACCCCGTAGGAGATGTTCACATGCTGCAGGTTCAGTGTATTTGGCTGCTGACGTTTAGAGCGTGAGTCGGAAACGTAACGTGTGGAAACAGCGCTGTCTTCCTCGCTCAAGCCACGGGTTGCAGCACAGAGATACCTCAGCTGTGGTCACTGTCCACAGTGACCAGGAGAGGGGCCAGAGTCCAGGTCACTTTGTGCAGCACCCCTTGGACTGCCGACTTCTCCGCTGGCCGCGTGGGGCTGGCCTGGAGCAGAAAACCAAGAAGTTTTTTCGTTTTTTCTGAGACCCAGGGCTGGTCCCATCTTGCATTTTCATGACTTTGGCTTTGAGCCTAACTATGAAGCAAAGGGCAAGGGTGACGCCGCTTTGCCGGGGTGAGGACCCTGGAGCTGGATGCCGGTCCCTTCACGCGCCCTTTATTTCTCTTGGGGAGAGCTGAGCGGGAGCTGCCGCGTGGGCGGCCCCGCTCCTTGGGAATGCCCAAGGGCTGGGCGGATGTGGCCAGTGCCGTGGCAGCAGCTCTGGGACTTACCCCTGTGTCCCAGAGACGCTCCAAACCCGCATCTTTGCCACACGCTGCTCAGCCTCGCTTCCGAGCCTGGTAcggagccagcagcccaggctgaaCCGCGAATCTCTCGTGCAGCAAAGCTGGACGCCGTCTGGGGATGCAGGCTGGCGTCGCACCGCAGCTGGCACGGGAAGCGCTTGCGCGCCGCAGGGCGAGAGGCCTGGTCCGACCCGCTGCAGAAAGCGTGACTTGTCAGCAtgactgcaggagctggcctggcCGATTTGGCTTCAAGGCGGGATGGGTTTCAGCCAAAATGGGCCAGACCCCCCGAGCCGAGCCATTCCCACTCTGCTGGCCAAGGCGGCAGAGTTGCGGTTGGGCGGCACTTTGGCCATGCAGACGATGGTGGAGGGTagcagcaggagctgcgctgGTTTGTACATCTGCGCCTGCGGGAAGGAATCCCTTTGCAAAAGTGTTTTGGGGATCCTTCCCGGGCAGAGCCTTCTGCTGGGCTGTCTGTGCTTGGGAAGGACTTTGCACGTGCCACATCCCCACGTGTGGACGCTGGCAGAGACCTGGCGTTATTTAGCCTCCACCCCCCTCTCAGGCAGTGAGATCCCCTCCATCCCGAGCGCTGTTCATTGCGCACGGGCAGCACGATGGAGGCAGTACAGCCCACAGCAGCGCCTGGCACCTGCCCCATGCTGTGACAGCCTGGCTTGCAGGTGGGGACACCTCTGGGCAAGGTGGGGACACCCCTGGGAGCGCAACACTCCCATCATGGGATGAGGGTGGGCAGGTCTACCAACATCAAACCGTGCCATGGGATGGACGTGTCTCCTTGCCAAGGAGAGcaggcccagggcaggcaggTCAGCACCCTTCCTTGGTGTTGGGCAGGCAATGAACCCCTTCCTTTGGCACTGCCACCCCAGCTTCTCCGTGCCCTCTTGTGTTCCTCAGGCCATGGACacgctgcaggagctgctcaccACCATATGCTCCCTGCAAACCACCGTCGAGGCcttccaggaggagctgcagctcttgaagGACAATTTGCAGAAGGTGCATACAGGGAGCAGAACGGTtgggctccccggggcgggggggcctgCACGGATGGCAAGGGGGAGCGGGGTGACGGGGAGTGAGGTCCCAAACCCGGGCTCCCTTCCACCTCAAAGCTAAGCTGGGAGATGTGGGATCTGCCCCGGAGGCCTGGGGCTTTGGACagaggctgcctgcagctgcggagCCCAACGCCGGCCTGGGCTGGGCACTGCCGATCCCTGCCGACGCCGATCCCTGCCGACGCTGATCCCCGCCGATGCTGATCCCCACTGATGCCTCTGTTTGACAGGCTGGCTCGGAGGATCTGCGAGAGCGTTTGGGACGGCTGGATGAGCACGGCCACCTCCTGCAGAGCCTCCTGGACCAAATGGTGAGTGGGGAGACACCAGGCAGAGGGGCTCCGAGCCGGCCCTTCCAGCGCCTGCTGCTCAGAAGCACTCAGCACCCTACCAGCTGGGACCGTCCCCAAGCTGCTGCCCAGGGTTAGATCTTGGCAAATCTATACCGGAAACACATTTAGGCCTCCTGAGGGCTCCCCTAGCCCCACCGAGCAGCGCTGACCTGTCCGGATGAGGAATCTAGCCCAGTGAGGCTCTTCCTATGGGATCTGTGTCCCTCTCTGGTCAAGCTCCTGGCTGGTGGAGTAGGGACCCCTGGCACAGGGGACATCCACTGCTGTCCCACTGTGTCCTGGCATGGTGGCGTTCCGCCAGCCACGTCTGCTGCTCTTGTACCACCTGCCTGGGGGTGCTGGCAGAGCAGTGTCACCCCCGGACACAGCAGCGCACATACAGGGGCAGATTTAGCACTTGATTTTGGATGTGTCTCTCTGGACCACGCCAAAATCCATGAAGCCAGTGGGCCTGGGGGCCGTCCTGCCTCGGCGCATGTGTGCAGGGCGTGTTTCCAGCCCTCTGCTCCTTGGGCTGAGCACAGGCGGGCAGGTTTCGCTGCAGGGCAGTTTTATACCCAGCCTCGGGGCACCTGCGGGGTCGGGATGGTGCTGGGGACCGCGGGGGACGGCGGGAGGTTGAAGGAAGTGTGAAACAGCTCGCTTTTCTCTCCCGGCTGCAGGCGGAGGTGCGGACGGAGCTGAGCTCCGTGCCCCGGCAGGCCAACGTGGTGCACTGGAGCGCTCTCTGTGAGGCACTCACCAGCGAGGTTCGCGCAGACTCCTGGACGCAGGGCACCTCTGCCGGAGCGCAGCGGCTCGCAGGGCAGTCGCCTTCCGGCTGGGGCTTCCCAGAGACCTGGAGCCATCAGTGCCCTTGGGCTCTGGGACAGCTCAGGGCTCCTTGTCTTTCCCCCAAACCCCTGGggctgttttgtttcagaaacccCGTGCCCAGGAGCGCAGCCAGGAGGCCACGCAGGAGCTGGCCCGCCAGGCCCTGCGCAGGCTGAGCTGGCTGCCGGAGCAGCACGAGGCCATGGGCGCCCGCGTCGCCCGCCTGGagagccagctgcagcagcacggtGAGCGCAGGCGGTCGCCGCCGGGCAGTGCCGctgggccccgcggcccccgtgggGTGGGCACAGCGCAGGACAGGCTCAACCGTCCCAGCTGGGACTCCAAGGACACATCTAGCAGGGATTGCAGCCCCCTGCCTCCTGTGGCTCTCCCCCAGCACCCACAGGTGCCCTTGGCCTGGCCGTGCCCACTGGGGCTGGTGGCAGGGCTAGGAGGCCTCCACAGCTGTGGAGCCACCTGGGTTGGGGATGGTGCCATGCCTGGAGCCTGCAGCATCGGTGGCAGCAGCCCAGGAACAAAGCTTTGCTGTCCTTTTTCAGCCAACCTCGGCACCTTGGACGACATAGCTGCCAAACTGGAGAAGGTGCAGAGTGAGATAAAGCACCTGGAGGACGAAGGAGAGAAGGTGCCCGGCCTGCCAGGTTTCGGTGGGAGCTGCTGGCAGGCCTTGAGGCCGCAGCCATGGCACCCTGCTCGCTGTAGGCCACGCTGCCATGTCATCCTGGGGTCCCCCTGCTAGCCCCTTGCTGGAGATGTCTGCAAGCCCACGTCCCCAGCAGCATCCTGCTTTGCCCAGGCACTTAACGGTGGCCATGGCCCTCTCCAGGCATCACATTTTGTCCTCCCCAGGCACTGGATTTCCGCAAGGACGTGCTGGACCAAGTGGGGCAGCTGCGGGAGCAGTGCACCAGGCTGCAGGAGGCCGCGGAGCGGCTCTGGAGCGACGCTGAGGACGTCCAGGTGAGCATGGCCCATGCTTAGCAAGGCTCGAGGAGCAGCTCCTGCCGGGGTTAGCGTCCAAACTGGGCTGGAAACACGGTCACCTCTGTGGGACGGGAGAGCTTCCCCCAGCCATGGTGCATCCCCTGCCAGGCCGAGGGCTCCGGACAATACCGGGACACTCAGCACACGGCGATTTTGCCACTGGGCCATCCTAGTGGAGCAGGGGCCGGAGCGGCATGAGCCAGCGGGCTCAGAGGGAGGGTTGTGGACTGCAGTGTCCCAGGCAGCAGTGGGGTGTGCGGTTGGCACTCACTGATCGATGCGTGGCCCACGAGCAGAGCCTGCGCGAGATGGTGGAGCATCTGGATGTGAGCAAAGCAGACaaggccctgctggagcagggcatgGACATTGTGAGTAGAAACACCCCAGAGAGCCCTGGGGCATCTGCACCGCGTGTCTGAGATGGCAGCGGTGCTGTTTACCCCTTGAGCCCCGCGGCTCTTTGGTACCTCGTCCCTGTGGAGATGGGAGCTAAGGGCGTCTCCTCACTGGCCCTTCCCCGAGCTGCAAAAGCCACCTCAAGATCTGCCCCTGGCTCCTGGGCACCCTGCCTTTCGCCAGagcatggggacgtggggactgTCCCAGCACGTGCAGTGACAACCCCTGCCTGCTGCGTGCCCGACCCTGGGGCTGGAGGctgatgggtagcagagctccctgGCCCAGCCTGGGCTTGGTGGCAGCTCTGTGCGTGGCAGAGGCAGGGACAGGGGGCTGCAGGAACAGCCCTGGCACCATGCCTCCCTTAGAAAGCAGACAAGGCTGAGCTGGAGACCAAAGTGAGCCAGGAGGAGCTGCAAAGCGCCATAGCCCAGCTGAGCGAGATGATGCACGACCTGCTACAGAAGATGTCCCTGCAGGACCAGGACTGGCAGAAAGCCCTGGAGAAGCTCGTCAGCGACATGGACTCCAAGGTAGCCTCACTGCCCAGGAAGGGTGGCGGGGACAGAGAGATGGGGGCAATATCAAGGCTCCCTGCTCCAGGCCAGATCAGGGACTGGTCCCACCTCGTGCTTGCTGAGTGGGGAGGGTGACCCCTGAGTCTGCTGGTACCAAGAGACAAAGGCTACGTATGTTGGGACTGGGCACATGTCCCCCAGTGTCCTGTCAGGGATTAGGGAGCCTGCAGGGCCCCctcgggggctgcagggcagaagTGGCCCTGGCTTGCCTTGGAGACAGTGTTGGGCTGGGCAGAGCCCACTagtctccccttttcctcctccctcagctGGACCACATGGTGTTGGACCCCCTGCGGGTGCAGCTGGAGCAGGTATGGAAGTTCACCAAGAGGTACCTGCGCCAGTGCCCCCCCTTCAACGCCAACAGTGCTGCCGGCTTTAAGAGGTGAGAGATGCTGGATCCCGTCCCGTTCTGTCCTGTCCAGTCCTGTCCCATCCTTTCCTGTCTcgttccatcccatcccatccatcccaccctgtcccatcctgtccggTCCTGCCCTGCGCTCCACATTTGTCCAGAGGGCCGTGCCACCCTGCTCACAGGGATGTGGAGGGGCTGGCTGGCTCCTGGCTGTGGCTGGGCATGGAGCCCCTCCAGGCCCGACACCTGGCACTTTCCAGGCAGGGCGTCCCATATGCCCAGGCACCTCGCTCTAGGGTCAAGGCAGGCGATGGCGGCCCTCAGCCTCCACCTCCACGGGGAGCAGGGGGGAGGTCTCCTGGTGGAGGTTGCTTCTTCCCAAACCCTGTCTGTCCCACCTTGCACAAGGGTTGTGGGCCACCCATGGGCCCTCATGAGGTCCCTGACGTgctggcaggggaggaggtgctgccAGCGCGTCCTGAGCGGCCGCCCCTGTGTTGCAGGCAGCTCTTTGAGCGGGTGAAGTGCATCTCCTGCGACAGACCTGTGACAATTGTCCCCAGGCCGTGAGTAGCTGGACGGGGATCGCGCCACCACACCGCGTTTCCACTAGAGGCCACTGCCTGACTTGGTGTttgcgtccccgtccccaggcaCTTGGTGACCGTCCGAAAGGCCAACCCgctcctccggccccggccggccaGTGCCAACGGCTATGAGTACCTGGCGCACCGAGCGTTGGCAAGGTGAGGGCCTCCCGGGTGCTGGCGGGGCCGTGGCGGCTCATGCCGCGCGCCGGGGCTGGTGCCGTGGCCCTGCCAGCCTGCACGCTGGGAACGCTGCTGGGTTTGGACCTGCCGCGAGGCTGCAGCTTGCCCGCTGCAGGCCGCCATCCCACCGGGGTGAAGGGATGAGCCCCGCCGGGGTGTTTTCCCTCTCCATTTGGGATGTGGGGTCACAGTGAGCCCTGGGCAGCCGTGGGCtcctggggtgggtgggtgggtgacaGCCGGCGCCGTCCTCCCAAGGGAGAGCGAAGGGAGCGCCGCGGCCAGCCAGGGCTCTGGTGCGGCCCAGCGGCGCTGGCCCGGCGATGCGCGCGCCGCGAGTCCCACCGGGCGGCTGTCCGCCTCCAGCTCCCTCACCACCGTCTGCCCCTGCGGAGACCCCGCTGCCTTCGCCGCCGAGAACGTGAGCCCCCCGGCCGGCGCGTCCCCCTGCGGCCCCACGCGCCCTCGTGGCCCCGCGCTCTGGAAGGCCGCTGAGCCCGCGGGCCAGGCGCAGCCTCGGGGCCCATCTGCCGCCACCGGATGTTCTTTCCTCTAGACCGAAGTGGACCTTTTGGGCATCAACGGGGTGCTGTACAAGGGCAGGCTGTGCTCAGGGGCCACCACCAGGACGGTCGCCCTGGAAAGGGACTTCCCAGGTAAGGGGACAGTGCCGGGGGCTGCGTTACCTCCCAGCTTGCTTCCCCGCTCGGGCCTGAGCGGTTGGCGGCGTCTCTCCACGCTGACGTCTCCATCCTTCACCCTGAAGGTATGAAGaccctccagcctccctcccGGCAGGCCGCAGAGAAGACGCGCCCCGCCGCCAAGTACGGCAGCCACTACGTGTCCCCGTACTCGTGTGAGTCCCAgtgggccgcccgccccgccgcctgaGCCTCGCGGGGCGCTTCCCGCAGGAAGTGGGCTGTTGCGCCCCGCGCAAGGCGCTGCCTGACCGCCGCCATTTGTCCTCCTGCACCGTAGGCGCTGCCATGCGGGTGAGGGCCCCGGCCTCGGGAGGCCGGCGGCAGCACGCGCCAGGCGgtggcaacgtggcaggcgtcTGAGCTGGCTGGGGAGCGGGACGCAGATCGGCCCGCTGGCCCCGTCGTCGCTGTCGCAAGCGGAAATAACGCAGCGGGGCCGGGAGtgccagggctgtgctgccagcgaGAGGGGTCTGCCTGGGGCGAGGTGGCCCCGCaccctgcagacccccccccaagcGGTGGGGGTGATGCTGCCGGGGCCTCCTTCCCCTCGGCCCAGGCAGTGCCGCGGGGACTTCCCTCGCAGCCGCTCGCCGCAGCGGGGTGACTCCGCCAGCCATAAAGATGCTCCCTGCTCAGCTACCTCCCCTGTGTGGTCCCTGCGTTTGTGGCGCGTCCTCAAGAGACTGGGCCTGGGCCAGCTGAGCTACACGGGAGCGACCAGAGCCCAAACGGCAGCAGCCCAGGCGGGGCGGCGAAGCCGGCGGTGCACGCAGCCCAGCCGCGATGCAGGGGACAGCGAGCGGAGGCTGGCAGGGCACAGTGACACCAGCGCTGGGGTCCCTCCAGTAGCAGCGAGAGGCACGTGCTGCGGGGGACCAAGCGTCCCGTGCCGCAGGAGCTGCCGGGGCAGCTGCACGGCTTTTGCTGAGGCTTTGGTGGCCAGGTGAACGCTGGTCTGCGCCGGGAACGGCTGGGGTGACGCGGTGCGCGGCTGCGGTGCCCGGCAAAGCTCGGGAACTTCAGCAGCCGTGGTGGCCACCCTGCTGCAGCCACGGGTTTGCATCAGCTTGGTTCCCCAAGGGgatgcttttgggctgggccacgTCCCTGTAAGCTCTCTCTGACCAGCCCAACCTTCAGGTCTCTGGGTCTGGCCCTGGATTTTCTGATCCCACCACTCCCAGCAGACCTGGGATAGCCACAGGCAAGCTGCCCCTCCACGCCATCCTCTCCCCTGTCCATCCAACGCCTCCATGCTTGGTGACCTCTGGCTCCACCTGCATTTCAGTGGCAGGCGCCTCCCTCTGAGGACAGGGacagctcccttccctgcgcctccccagccccacaggtggTCTCTGTGCCCTGCACCCCGTGCCT carries:
- the C15H16orf96 gene encoding uncharacterized protein C16orf96 homolog, with product MSCSVTLAELAEAAGGGVNAGALRVLLRRVLEHLGLRDVAVEISEDESGCLKPAAGAVAAEEEGGSGSLFHEMQLRLGRVESQLSHLNGPPSTAELLAHSQAPGKPAAAMWQMMQLKKKVEMNEEGVTKAMDTLQELLTTICSLQTTVEAFQEELQLLKDNLQKAGSEDLRERLGRLDEHGHLLQSLLDQMAEVRTELSSVPRQANVVHWSALCEALTSEKPRAQERSQEATQELARQALRRLSWLPEQHEAMGARVARLESQLQQHANLGTLDDIAAKLEKVQSEIKHLEDEGEKALDFRKDVLDQVGQLREQCTRLQEAAERLWSDAEDVQSLREMVEHLDVSKADKALLEQGMDIKADKAELETKVSQEELQSAIAQLSEMMHDLLQKMSLQDQDWQKALEKLVSDMDSKLDHMVLDPLRVQLEQVWKFTKRYLRQCPPFNANSAAGFKRQLFERVKCISCDRPVTIVPRPHLVTVRKANPLLRPRPASANGYEYLAHRALARESEGSAAASQGSGAAQRRWPGDARAASPTGRLSASSSLTTVCPCGDPAAFAAENTEVDLLGINGVLYKGRLCSGATTRTVALERDFPGMKTLQPPSRQAAEKTRPAAKYGSHYVSPYSCAAMRVRAPASGGRRQHAPGGGNVAGV